A segment of the Manis javanica isolate MJ-LG chromosome 17, MJ_LKY, whole genome shotgun sequence genome:
CCCTCAGCCCCCAGGACAGCATTCGGCTCTGGAAACACTTGCGGGACCCTCAGCCCCAGTGCTGAGCCTCAGTGCAGAATGTCGGGGGGAGAGCAGGCCTAGTCTGGGCCTCAGTGCCTGCCCCTCACCAGCCTCTCCTTCTAGGCCTTGGTGTGAGGGAGGAGGTCCTAGAGTTGTGGCTGCCTGCGCCCCTCCTGCGCCCTCCCAGGCCAAGGGACTGGGCAGCAGGAGGCAGCAGACTATTCTTCTCTACttcttgtttttgaaaaatatgcatTCCCCACTTTGAGGCCTGGAGTTGTCTTTGTGCCTGTGGGGCCCGAGTAGCTTACAGAGTTTAGCCACACCCTGACCTTCACACTCCTGACCCTTACTGGACAGAGCCAGCTCCGATGGCCTCCTGGTCACCTTGCTGGACATCAGCTTTGTCCTGTTCTACGGGAGAGCAGGAGACCATCTCTGGAGCGCCCCCACTTCCTGTCGCTGACACTGCCCTTCCAGCTTGCTCAAACTTCCGGGGGAAGCAGATATCTGAACGGCCTTGGCCTTCTTCACTCAAGTGGAGAAGCAGGGAACGGGCCTCAAACCAGTCACGTGCGACTCTCCTTCCACATCCAGAAGTGCAGTTAACAGACAAGGGGTTGAGCTAAAGGCAGAGACAGTTTATTCACTACCTGCTGAGCACCTCTCCCTGGGAGTAGGTTCCACACGCTGACTGCCTGTCCACCCCCAGCCCAGAGGGGTCTCTAGTCCCACAGGAGCCCTTGCCCAGCCCTGGGGGAAGGCGTTGTGACAACAGGTGAAGAGGGGGCCCCCAGAGCGCCCGATATAACAGCCTAGAGAAAAAGGATGGGGAGGATAGCCTGGCCTGAGGGTGCTGGCAGGAGCTGGGTGCGGAGGGGCGTGGTGTCTGCCagctccctccagcccccagagtGGGGCTGCCTGTCTGAGCAGCGTGGGGTGAGCAGGCCTCACTTCTCAAAGTGGTCCAGGGGGTAGTGCTCGCCGTAGGTCTGGAGGTGACGGGCCAGGGACTCCTGCTGCTTGCGGAGCTGGGCAGGCATCTCCTGATACACGTCTGAGAAGagcaggctggggctgggctttGGCTTCCGCTCCGCCTGCTCAAAGGCCTCCATCACCTGGTGGACGTGGGATGATGGGCGGGCGCTGGCCTCCCACCCAGCACCCTGACTCCTACCCAGGTGGACACCCAGACAGTGCCCCTGGACAGTGGGCATGATCATCCTAACAGTGGTGATGACTGACATCCCACGTCCCAAGCCCCGCACATCCACCTTTAGGACCAGGCACCGGCCTCAGGGGAGAAGCTGTTTCAGCCTGTCAGGCAGGTAAGCAGCAGAGATGAGGAAGCCAGAAGCACAAAGAAGGGACGTGCTCAAGATGGGCCActaggggcagagccaggatgctCCATGCTGCCTGACACCAGGGTCGAGCAGGACACCCACCCTGCATGCAGATTACGCCATCTAACCTTCAGACCACCTTCTGAAGTGgtcccctgcctccccctgcaAATATGAGGGAGCAGGGGGCAAACACTGAGCCAGGAAGACGGGCTGGGACTGCCACACATGCACGGCCACGCTCAACAATGTCACTCGGGTTGTCCCGCAGATCCCAGCCTCTCCATCCTGCCAGGCTCTCCCTGAGGCAGCCCCCAGAGCAGGACCCCCCACGGGGCGTCGGCTCCCACCTTCCTGCGGGACTGCTTCCTCCAAGCCTTCTCCCGCTCGTCGTCCCACCAGCCGCGGCCCTGCAGATAGTGCCTCAGCCGGGAGATGGGGTGGTCCTGCCTGTCCCAGTAGCTGACCTCGTCCACCGAGCGGTAGGCCGAGCTGTCGTCGCTGGTGCTGTGGTGCCCAATCCTGCCGGGGGAGGGGCGGGACTGAGGGCGGGGCGGGGATGGAATAGGCAAGGAAGGGGTGCAGGACGGGGTGGCAGGGCCACACTCTGGAGGCAGTGATCCGTGGGGGAAGACGCGAAAGCTGGTGGCTGTGAGGGCTGCAGGCGGATGGGCACGCAGCACCTGTAGGTCATGGCCTCAATGAGGAAGGGCTGGTTCTCTGCAACGGCCCGCCGCCGGGCCTCCTTGGTGGCGTTGTACACGGCAAACACATCGTTGCCGTCCACTCGGATTGACATGATGCCGTACCCAGGGCCTCGAGccgctgtgggggcagagagggcagGCCCAGGGCTCAGACGAGGACGACGAGCGCGCGGGGAGGAGAGGACAGCAAACCAGCAGCCCCCAGGCAAAGACCAGAGGAGGGTGGGCTGCGGGGGACGGGGTTACCGATGCCATCCCCGCGGTACTGCTCCGAGGTGGGCGTGGAGATGGCGTAGCCATTGTTCCGGCAGAAGAAGATGATGGGGCACTCAAGGGTGGCGGCGAAGTTGAAGCCGGCGTGGGCGTCCCCCTCGCTGGCTGCCCCCTCACCGAAGTAACAGATGACCACCCTGTTGGCATCGGCCCGCTTGGCCGCATAGGCTGCCCCCACCGCTGCCGGAGTGAGGGCGTGAGCGGGCGTGGGC
Coding sequences within it:
- the BCKDHA gene encoding 2-oxoisovalerate dehydrogenase subunit alpha, mitochondrial isoform X1, with product MALAAAAAKIWGPSRGLRQAGLLLLRWSGARGLARSHPQRQEQHFSSLDDKPQFPGASAEFIDKLEFIQPNVISGIPIYRVMDRQGQIVNPSEDPHLPQEKVLKLYKTMTLLNTMDRILYESQRQGRISFYMTNYGEEGTHVGSAAALDSTDLVFGQYREAGVLMYRDYPLELFMAQCYSNASDLGKGRQMPVHYGCRERHFVTISSPLATQIPQAVGAAYAAKRADANRVVICYFGEGAASEGDAHAGFNFAATLECPIIFFCRNNGYAISTPTSEQYRGDGIAARGPGYGIMSIRVDGNDVFAVYNATKEARRRAVAENQPFLIEAMTYRIGHHSTSDDSSAYRSVDEVSYWDRQDHPISRLRHYLQGRGWWDDEREKAWRKQSRRKVMEAFEQAERKPKPSPSLLFSDVYQEMPAQLRKQQESLARHLQTYGEHYPLDHFEK
- the BCKDHA gene encoding 2-oxoisovalerate dehydrogenase subunit alpha, mitochondrial isoform X2, which produces MDRQGQIVNPSEDPHLPQEKVLKLYKTMTLLNTMDRILYESQRQGRISFYMTNYGEEGTHVGSAAALDSTDLVFGQYREAGVLMYRDYPLELFMAQCYSNASDLGKGRQMPVHYGCRERHFVTISSPLATQIPQAVGAAYAAKRADANRVVICYFGEGAASEGDAHAGFNFAATLECPIIFFCRNNGYAISTPTSEQYRGDGIAARGPGYGIMSIRVDGNDVFAVYNATKEARRRAVAENQPFLIEAMTYRIGHHSTSDDSSAYRSVDEVSYWDRQDHPISRLRHYLQGRGWWDDEREKAWRKQSRRKVMEAFEQAERKPKPSPSLLFSDVYQEMPAQLRKQQESLARHLQTYGEHYPLDHFEK